The genomic region GGAAATTAAACTTTTATTTTAAATAACTCTCAAGATTCATTGAGTCTATAGATTATAGGCTAGATGTCTTAGGATTTAATCTTAGGATCTAGTTTGCTTTAGGACAAGTAAAGGGCAAAGTTGGGGGGTGTGATTAGTCTTGGGATTGTCCTAATTCTACTTATTTCTTGCTACTTTTATTAGACTTGTTGTATGTTTTAACTATCTCCTAAATCACATTATCATATAGGTTATGGTATATACATGATATGTTAATATACAAATATGCTATGTGTTTTTATAATTGATATTTTGCCaatatgttgtagatgatgatttcTGTGGATTAATGCTTGTTGAAGGGACTAACATGCATCTTGAAGGGACTACAAACAACTTTTAGCTTGAGAATATCACTGTTCACCTGCACCCAAAGGAGGTTCACCTTGCTTCGGTTTGTGTGGAAGCTATCAAAGGATTATAAGGAGAAGTGTGATCATGTTGATTTTGTGTTGACGTTGTCTACCTGACAAACATGGAGataatttataacattatggagAATGATGTGGTTGTGCCTCATCAACTCATTTTAATGTACCTATGCACGTTCCTATTTTTGTGTTACTATTGAATAAAAGAGTTTGTCCCATGTACTAGGACTCTTGTTAGATATAGTCAGTTATAGCTTCCTTATTGAATACGTCAACCTCAAAAGTAGGGAGGAACAACATCTATTCTAGAGTTAGATCGAAGAAGTTAATACTCCACTCTCTCAAATTGTTTAAAAATGAGAGTTATGTTCAAattacttcttccttttctttgccaTATATACTATTATCTGAATTATTTAATAGTTAATCATTATGAATGTTGTAGACTAGATTCTCTGAATATCCACATGAAGATCTTTGTCATTTTCATGAACATATGAATATGAATGAGTAGTGCTTGTTATCTTCCGAGTTAGTATACTATTTTATGAAGATTGCATTTTTCAAGTAAGGGCCACTTGAGATAGTGTAACTCTCCCTTTCCTTCTTTCTTTCTGTTAGATTAGTTTCATTTATGTATGAATTAGATAGATTATTGTTATTCTCTTAATTATCATTCGTATGAGTTCTATTAATATAATCATTTAGTTAAAATACTAGTTGCAACTGAGTTAGAACAATGTTACCCATAGCTAATGCCAAGTCACTCTTCAAGTAACTTGCAACAATTGATGTGTGATATGATTTCCATTTCTAGCATTGTTATGCTTTTCTTAGTTAGTATTTCCTTCATGCAATGATACAAGGCTTAAGAACCCTTTGTTGCACATATAGTGCTAGCATCATCCTAGAAgttacgtccctggttgataattaaatgagccTCTACTTAGGGCTTTAGGTTACCTTGTTGGGCACTCTGATAGGGTTGAGTGCATGACATATTGTGCCAACCTTATGTATATAACGGAGACTAGTCACAAATCTCAAAAAATCATGTAGGTTCGATAAATGACACATAAAGGGGCATTAGTATGAGCCCAAATGAGCCTCTCAAAGTTCTAAAAATTGAGATTAACAACACATTCTCTGAGTAATAGAAAATAGGAAGAAATCCATACAACATTCTACAAAATAAACTATACTATTAGAGAGCACAAAAAATATGCATATGTGAAAAAAAATCACTCGAAAAAGCCTCTGCATGACTAGGAAACAACCTCTCGAAGTTGAGGTCAAAACTAAAGTAGCTTAACAAAGAAGGGGtgcaaatttggggaaaaatgatgATGTCGGCAGGTTGACTGGGCATTGCTGATTTGGGTAGGCACTTATGTTGCATGTTGATTGGGAAAGGAAGGAATATTCCTACAATCGAAGGTACACGATGCAAACAAGCATAGGGATGACATCATCCCTACGTAGGAGTACTTGCACAAAAAGCTaaaaaacaagtttttttttttaaactgcaaacatattttttgtttttttctcccACACAAGTTGAGGTGTAGGTATAGATGCCATGCACTTGTATGGATCCGTACGACCCCTCCATGGATGCCCCCAAAAACACCAAAAAATGcctatcaccaaaacacaaagtGTTATATATATAAATTCACATGTGAACCCTCCTGAGCTCAATTGTAACGTTCATTTTGCTCCAGGACACACCATTTGACGCCTTATGCTCATGACCCTCACAAAATCAAAAGCAAAAGGGAGGGATTTTGCAAGTTTGCTCTGATATCATGTTGGAAACAACCAAGATCACTTGCAAAACTAAAAACTCTCTACAAACAAGCAATATACCAAATGAGAAAATATCATAAACAATTGTCATAGGATGTACAAAAGGTGCCTTGTATACAAAGGCAACCAAGAAGAGGTGAGAAGGTATGAGTGAAACTCTCACTACCCCTCCAAATATGCAATAAGTGTAGGACATTATGAACAAGTGTTGAGACACTTGGTGAATCTACATGAGGTGAGACAAAAGTCTAGCTAACCTCTAAGTGAGTTTAAGCATAGTGTGAATAGGACTCAAATAAGTAGGCTAAAAACAAACTAGTTAGATAAGACCACTTTTCGCTCAATCAAGAACTCACTCTCATTAATTTTAGTATGAAACAAGAAGGCGGAGAATGctaaaaaaagaatgaaaataaaggATTTGAATTTTTTGCACCACTAAGACATGAAATCAgaaaaaacacttcattttagagTCTGATGTCTTCATTTTAGAATGTGATGTCTTCATAAATATTAGGAACAAACATATAGTCTATTAAATAAGAAGATTGTTGAAAAGTTGAAAGAGCTCGTCCTCATGTTGAATAGaaaaataattgaaatgaaaaaaaaaaaattgtcccaTAAACTATTTTTAATTTCTTGAAAATTAAATGTTTTTTCCGTTCTATATTTTCAAATAAACTCTCCGTCAAAATTAAACCCTAGCTTGCATGTTAGTTTTCAACTCACAGTGGACAGGAAGAAAGTAAGGACAGGGAACACACAAAATGAGTTATTCCCCAGAAGAGAGGTTTCTCGCCGAAAGAGTAAAGAGATCAGTTGATCAAGTACAGAAAGCAGTCGAACAGCAACTCTCAGGAGTCCAGGATCATGTCAACTTCAATCTTCAGGTACACccatttcatttaatttatttattcattcaaatTCAGAGTCATGTCATCCTCTCTTTCTTGAATACTTTTATAAATGCAGAAAGCCTACTTCAAGTGCGCTTATGACTGCTTCGACAGGCAGAGAAATCAACAGGAAATAAGTAACTGTGTAGAATACTGCAGTGTCCCAGTTGTTCAGGCCAATAATGCCATTGAAGAGGAGATGTCAAGGTTTCAGGTAAGCCAAACACAACCTTCGTAATTTCTTTTTTCATTCTTTTTAACATGTAAATGAGGTTTAGCTAGTTAATATTTTTCATGGGCACGAGATTTAGCGTGTGAGAAAATGGGAGTGTCGTAAGGTTGGCAGTGGCAGTCATAGGGCACTATAAAAAATTACCATATCGAATATGTAGTAGAACATGTTAAACTGTATATCTATCTTGGTTAATTGCTTTTCATTATCCTAAGACAAAGACCAAACTGTACATCTATCTTGGCTAGTTGCTCTTCATTCTCCTAAGACAAAGACCAATTGGGCCGGACAAACCCTCTTATTGGGCACTCAGAAGTGAGACAATTGGGCTTTTGATGACCCCTTGTGCGGTCACTGGGACAATCCAGGTGGGAAAGTGGTTCACATTCCCCATTGGATATCTTTTGCAGAATCCTAGTTTCCAACTTAGGTGGCTAATAAATTCATGTTTGAATTTGATCCTTGAACCCCACCAGCTCATAATTAAAATTACGAGCTACAGGCATATTTTAATTTGTTTAGAAATAACATGGATAATTGTGACTTTGGACTTATTGAGTGGTGACTCACCGGAATTTGTGGAGTCATATGGGTTTTTGATCATTCGACGGACACGAGGGTGTTAGCGTCTTCAATTTTTATTATCTTTATTTCTTcatgttttataattttattttgggCATTCTACGAATTTTATGATTTTGTAGGTTTGAAGCAACCAAATTGAGGTTTATGGATAGCTTGCACCTCATTTTTATTTTTCTACACTTGTGCCATTTAACTTAGTGTTCTTGTGCTGATAGGCAATTTAGGAT from Cryptomeria japonica chromosome 3, Sugi_1.0, whole genome shotgun sequence harbors:
- the LOC131067211 gene encoding uncharacterized protein LOC131067211, with amino-acid sequence MSYSPEERFLAERVKRSVDQVQKAVEQQLSGVQDHVNFNLQKAYFKCAYDCFDRQRNQQEISNCVEYCSVPVVQANNAIEEEMSRFQERLRRSLMVCQDRLEATKFINQKDVSHTKEFESCVDQTIKEQIQLLPHVVDRLKLVLSKSGNL